The following proteins come from a genomic window of Gossypium raimondii isolate GPD5lz chromosome 5, ASM2569854v1, whole genome shotgun sequence:
- the LOC105770903 gene encoding splicing factor U2af large subunit B isoform X2: MTDYEEPRYQGNGDNLENSYGGGSSPKSRSDDQNDSKYQDYERESSKSREKEREKGRDKERDKDRDRHRDRDRDKDRDRDREKDRDRERHHRDRHRDRSRERSERRDRGRDRDDDDYYRSRDYDRRRDYDRDREDRHRRRSRSRSERRSKSRSPSRSRSRSRSKSKRISGFDMAPPASAMLAAGAVAAAAAGQIPGTTNPTIPGVFPNMFPIATGQPFGALPVMPVQAMTQQATRHARRVYVGGLSPTANEQSVATFFSHVMAAIGGNTAGPGDAVVNVYINHEKKFAFVEMRSVEEASNAMALDGIIFEGAPVKVRRPSDYNPSLAATLGPSQPNPNLNLAAVGLTPGSAGGLEGPDRIFVGGLPYYFTEAQIRELLESFGPLRGFDLVKDRETGNSKGYAFCVYQDLSVTDIACAALNGIKMGDKTLTVRRANQGATQPKPEQESILQHAQQQIALQRLILQPQGVPTKVVCLTQALNVDDLRDDDEYEDIVEDMRQEGGKYALSCSTFCYKESSLTYSDRRLAISL; this comes from the exons ATGACTGATTACGAAGAACCGCGGTATCAAGGAAACGGAGATAACCTCGAAAACAGTTATGGCGGAGGTTCTTCTCCTAAGTCTCGTTCCGACGATCAAAACGATTCTAAATATCAG GATTATGAGAGAGAGTCTTCTAAAAGCAGGGAAAAGGAGAGAGAGAAAGGGCGTGACAAGGAAAGGGACAAGGACCGTGATCGCCACAGGGATAGGGATAGAGATAAGGATAGGGATAGGGACCGAGAAAAGGATCGTGATCGTGAACGCCATCACAGAGATCGTCATAGGGATCGTAGTAGGGAACGCAGTGAGCGAAGGGATCGAGGAAGAGATAGGGATGATGATGATTATTACCGCAGTCGAGATTATGACAG AAGAAGGGACTATGATAGAGACAGGGAGGATAGGCATAGGCGCCGGTCAAGGAGTAGATCTGAGCGCAGATCAAAGTCGAGATCTCCTTCTCGGTCTCGGTCTCGCTCACGCTCAAAGAG CAAAAGGATTAGTGGTTTTGACATGGCCCCTCCAGCTTCAGCAATGTTAGCTGCTGGTGCTGTGGCAGCTGCTGCTGCAG GGCAGATTCCGGGGACAACTAACCCAACCATACCTGGAGTGTTTCCTAACATGTTTCCTATTGCAACTGGACAG CCATTTGGTGCTCTCCCAGTTATGCCAGTTCAGGCAATGACTCAGCAG GCTACTAGGCATGCTCGTCGGGTGTATGTTGGAGGGCTTTCTCCTACCGCTAATGAACAG tCTGTTGCAACTTTCTTCAGTCATGTTATGGCTGCAATTGGTGGAAATACTGCTGGTCCAG GGGATGCTGTTGTTAATGTCTACATAAACCATGAAAAGAAATTTGCTTTCGTAGAGATGAGATCTGTAGAGGAGGCTAGTAATGCAATGGCTTTAGATGGGATTATCTTTGAG GGAGCACCTGTGAAGGTGAGGAGACCTAGTGACTATAATCCGTCGCTTGCTGCAACACTTGGTCCAAGCCAGCCCAATCCGAATCTAAATCTAGCTGCTGTGGGTCTAACGCCAGGTTCCGCTGGCGGGCTTGAGGGCCCCGACCGCATATTTGTTGGTGGGCTTCCATATTACTTCACAGAAGCACAGATTAGGGAGTTATTGGAGTCTTTTGGGCCTCTTCGAGGTTTTGATCTAGTAAAAGATAGAGAAACCGGGAACTCTAAAGGCTATGCATTTTGTGTTTATCAAGACCTGTCAGTTACAGATATTGCTTGTGCTGCCctaaatggaattaaaatgGGTGATAAAACGCTCACTGTTAGGCGAGCAAACCAGGGTGCTACCCAGCCTAAACCCGAGCAAGAGAGTATACTCCAGCATGCACAGCAGCAGATTGCTTTGCAG aggCTAATTTTGCAACCACAAGGTGTGCCAACAAAGGTTGTGTGTTTGACTCAAGCACTTAATGTTGATGATCTCAGAGATGATGATGAGTACGAGGACATTGTGGAAGATATGAGACAAGAGGGTGGAAAATATG CACTTTCTTGTTCTACATTCTGCTATAAAGAATCAAGCCTAACATACTCAGACAGAAGACTTGCTATATCCCTCTAA
- the LOC105770903 gene encoding splicing factor U2af large subunit B isoform X1, whose amino-acid sequence MTDYEEPRYQGNGDNLENSYGGGSSPKSRSDDQNDSKYQDYERESSKSREKEREKGRDKERDKDRDRHRDRDRDKDRDRDREKDRDRERHHRDRHRDRSRERSERRDRGRDRDDDDYYRSRDYDRRRDYDRDREDRHRRRSRSRSERRSKSRSPSRSRSRSRSKSKRISGFDMAPPASAMLAAGAVAAAAAGQIPGTTNPTIPGVFPNMFPIATGQPFGALPVMPVQAMTQQATRHARRVYVGGLSPTANEQSVATFFSHVMAAIGGNTAGPGDAVVNVYINHEKKFAFVEMRSVEEASNAMALDGIIFEGAPVKVRRPSDYNPSLAATLGPSQPNPNLNLAAVGLTPGSAGGLEGPDRIFVGGLPYYFTEAQIRELLESFGPLRGFDLVKDRETGNSKGYAFCVYQDLSVTDIACAALNGIKMGDKTLTVRRANQGATQPKPEQESILQHAQQQIALQRLILQPQGVPTKVVCLTQALNVDDLRDDDEYEDIVEDMRQEGGKYGALVNIVIPRPNPNGEPAPGVGKVFLEYSDVEGSKKAQAAMNGRKFGGNQVIAVYYPENKFAQGEYDG is encoded by the exons ATGACTGATTACGAAGAACCGCGGTATCAAGGAAACGGAGATAACCTCGAAAACAGTTATGGCGGAGGTTCTTCTCCTAAGTCTCGTTCCGACGATCAAAACGATTCTAAATATCAG GATTATGAGAGAGAGTCTTCTAAAAGCAGGGAAAAGGAGAGAGAGAAAGGGCGTGACAAGGAAAGGGACAAGGACCGTGATCGCCACAGGGATAGGGATAGAGATAAGGATAGGGATAGGGACCGAGAAAAGGATCGTGATCGTGAACGCCATCACAGAGATCGTCATAGGGATCGTAGTAGGGAACGCAGTGAGCGAAGGGATCGAGGAAGAGATAGGGATGATGATGATTATTACCGCAGTCGAGATTATGACAG AAGAAGGGACTATGATAGAGACAGGGAGGATAGGCATAGGCGCCGGTCAAGGAGTAGATCTGAGCGCAGATCAAAGTCGAGATCTCCTTCTCGGTCTCGGTCTCGCTCACGCTCAAAGAG CAAAAGGATTAGTGGTTTTGACATGGCCCCTCCAGCTTCAGCAATGTTAGCTGCTGGTGCTGTGGCAGCTGCTGCTGCAG GGCAGATTCCGGGGACAACTAACCCAACCATACCTGGAGTGTTTCCTAACATGTTTCCTATTGCAACTGGACAG CCATTTGGTGCTCTCCCAGTTATGCCAGTTCAGGCAATGACTCAGCAG GCTACTAGGCATGCTCGTCGGGTGTATGTTGGAGGGCTTTCTCCTACCGCTAATGAACAG tCTGTTGCAACTTTCTTCAGTCATGTTATGGCTGCAATTGGTGGAAATACTGCTGGTCCAG GGGATGCTGTTGTTAATGTCTACATAAACCATGAAAAGAAATTTGCTTTCGTAGAGATGAGATCTGTAGAGGAGGCTAGTAATGCAATGGCTTTAGATGGGATTATCTTTGAG GGAGCACCTGTGAAGGTGAGGAGACCTAGTGACTATAATCCGTCGCTTGCTGCAACACTTGGTCCAAGCCAGCCCAATCCGAATCTAAATCTAGCTGCTGTGGGTCTAACGCCAGGTTCCGCTGGCGGGCTTGAGGGCCCCGACCGCATATTTGTTGGTGGGCTTCCATATTACTTCACAGAAGCACAGATTAGGGAGTTATTGGAGTCTTTTGGGCCTCTTCGAGGTTTTGATCTAGTAAAAGATAGAGAAACCGGGAACTCTAAAGGCTATGCATTTTGTGTTTATCAAGACCTGTCAGTTACAGATATTGCTTGTGCTGCCctaaatggaattaaaatgGGTGATAAAACGCTCACTGTTAGGCGAGCAAACCAGGGTGCTACCCAGCCTAAACCCGAGCAAGAGAGTATACTCCAGCATGCACAGCAGCAGATTGCTTTGCAG aggCTAATTTTGCAACCACAAGGTGTGCCAACAAAGGTTGTGTGTTTGACTCAAGCACTTAATGTTGATGATCTCAGAGATGATGATGAGTACGAGGACATTGTGGAAGATATGAGACAAGAGGGTGGAAAATATG GTGCATTGGTGAATATTGTCATCCCACGCCCAAATCCGAATGGAGAACCTGCCCCAGGTGTCGGGAAG GTATTTCTGGAATACTCGGATGTTGAAGGTTCGAAAAAGGCTCAAGCTGCAATGAATGGTCGGAAATTCGGCGGAAATCAAGTTATTGCCGTTTACTATCCAGAAAACAAGTTCGCACAAGGGGAATATGACGGCTAA
- the LOC105770903 gene encoding splicing factor U2af large subunit B isoform X3, translating to MFPIATGQPFGALPVMPVQAMTQQATRHARRVYVGGLSPTANEQSVATFFSHVMAAIGGNTAGPGDAVVNVYINHEKKFAFVEMRSVEEASNAMALDGIIFEGAPVKVRRPSDYNPSLAATLGPSQPNPNLNLAAVGLTPGSAGGLEGPDRIFVGGLPYYFTEAQIRELLESFGPLRGFDLVKDRETGNSKGYAFCVYQDLSVTDIACAALNGIKMGDKTLTVRRANQGATQPKPEQESILQHAQQQIALQRLILQPQGVPTKVVCLTQALNVDDLRDDDEYEDIVEDMRQEGGKYGALVNIVIPRPNPNGEPAPGVGKVFLEYSDVEGSKKAQAAMNGRKFGGNQVIAVYYPENKFAQGEYDG from the exons ATGTTTCCTATTGCAACTGGACAG CCATTTGGTGCTCTCCCAGTTATGCCAGTTCAGGCAATGACTCAGCAG GCTACTAGGCATGCTCGTCGGGTGTATGTTGGAGGGCTTTCTCCTACCGCTAATGAACAG tCTGTTGCAACTTTCTTCAGTCATGTTATGGCTGCAATTGGTGGAAATACTGCTGGTCCAG GGGATGCTGTTGTTAATGTCTACATAAACCATGAAAAGAAATTTGCTTTCGTAGAGATGAGATCTGTAGAGGAGGCTAGTAATGCAATGGCTTTAGATGGGATTATCTTTGAG GGAGCACCTGTGAAGGTGAGGAGACCTAGTGACTATAATCCGTCGCTTGCTGCAACACTTGGTCCAAGCCAGCCCAATCCGAATCTAAATCTAGCTGCTGTGGGTCTAACGCCAGGTTCCGCTGGCGGGCTTGAGGGCCCCGACCGCATATTTGTTGGTGGGCTTCCATATTACTTCACAGAAGCACAGATTAGGGAGTTATTGGAGTCTTTTGGGCCTCTTCGAGGTTTTGATCTAGTAAAAGATAGAGAAACCGGGAACTCTAAAGGCTATGCATTTTGTGTTTATCAAGACCTGTCAGTTACAGATATTGCTTGTGCTGCCctaaatggaattaaaatgGGTGATAAAACGCTCACTGTTAGGCGAGCAAACCAGGGTGCTACCCAGCCTAAACCCGAGCAAGAGAGTATACTCCAGCATGCACAGCAGCAGATTGCTTTGCAG aggCTAATTTTGCAACCACAAGGTGTGCCAACAAAGGTTGTGTGTTTGACTCAAGCACTTAATGTTGATGATCTCAGAGATGATGATGAGTACGAGGACATTGTGGAAGATATGAGACAAGAGGGTGGAAAATATG GTGCATTGGTGAATATTGTCATCCCACGCCCAAATCCGAATGGAGAACCTGCCCCAGGTGTCGGGAAG GTATTTCTGGAATACTCGGATGTTGAAGGTTCGAAAAAGGCTCAAGCTGCAATGAATGGTCGGAAATTCGGCGGAAATCAAGTTATTGCCGTTTACTATCCAGAAAACAAGTTCGCACAAGGGGAATATGACGGCTAA